A single window of Sphaerodactylus townsendi isolate TG3544 linkage group LG03, MPM_Stown_v2.3, whole genome shotgun sequence DNA harbors:
- the CLTB gene encoding clathrin light chain B isoform X1: MADDFGFFSSSESGAAEAPEEDPAAAFLAQQESEIAGIENDEGFSTAEGGPGDPQAPEQPVDFESPGATVNGDLFQESNGPTDNYAAIARADRLTQEPESIRKWREEQKKRLQELDAASKVLEQEWREKAKKDLEEWNLRQNEQMERNRANNRIADKAFYQQPDADVIGYVASEEAFLKESKEETPGTEWEKVAQLCDFNPKSSKQSKDVSRMRSVLISLKQTPLAR; this comes from the exons ATGGCTGATGATTTCGGTTTTTTCTCCTCCTCGGAGAGCGGAGCAGCCGAGGCCCCGGAGGAGGACCCAGCCGCCGCCTTCCTGGCTCAGCAAGAGAGCGAGATCGCGGGCATTGAGAATGACGAAGGCTTCAGCACGGCCGAGGGGGGGCCCGGAGACCCGCAGGCGCCGGAGCAGCCGG ttGACTTTGAGAGCCCAGGAGCCACTGTGAATGGAGATCTGTTTCAG GAATCCAACGGACCCACAGATAACTATGCAGCCATTGCCCGAGCTGACCGATTGACACAGGAGCCCGAGAGTATTCGCAAGTGGCGAGAGGAGCAGAAAAAGAGACTGCAAGAGCTGG ATGCTGCTTCAAAAGTATTAGAACAGGAATGGCGTGAAAAAGCCAAGAAGGATCTGGAAGAGTGGAATTTGCGGCAGAATGAACAAATGGAGAGAAACCGGGCCAATAACAG GATTGCTGACAAAGCCTTTTACCAGCAGCCAGATGCCGATGTGATTGGCTACGT GGCCTCAGAGGAAGCCTTTCTGAAAGAATCCAAGGAAGAGACTCCTGGCACTGAATGGGAAAAAGTGGCCCAGCTCTGTGACTTCAACCCTAAGAGCAGCAAGCAGTCCAAGGATGTGTCACGCATGCGATCCGTGCTGATCTCCCTCAAACAGACGCCTCTGGCCCGCTAG
- the CLTB gene encoding clathrin light chain B isoform X2: MADDFGFFSSSESGAAEAPEEDPAAAFLAQQESEIAGIENDEGFSTAEGGPGDPQAPEQPVDFESPGATVNGDLFQESNGPTDNYAAIARADRLTQEPESIRKWREEQKKRLQELDAASKVLEQEWREKAKKDLEEWNLRQNEQMERNRANNRASEEAFLKESKEETPGTEWEKVAQLCDFNPKSSKQSKDVSRMRSVLISLKQTPLAR, encoded by the exons ATGGCTGATGATTTCGGTTTTTTCTCCTCCTCGGAGAGCGGAGCAGCCGAGGCCCCGGAGGAGGACCCAGCCGCCGCCTTCCTGGCTCAGCAAGAGAGCGAGATCGCGGGCATTGAGAATGACGAAGGCTTCAGCACGGCCGAGGGGGGGCCCGGAGACCCGCAGGCGCCGGAGCAGCCGG ttGACTTTGAGAGCCCAGGAGCCACTGTGAATGGAGATCTGTTTCAG GAATCCAACGGACCCACAGATAACTATGCAGCCATTGCCCGAGCTGACCGATTGACACAGGAGCCCGAGAGTATTCGCAAGTGGCGAGAGGAGCAGAAAAAGAGACTGCAAGAGCTGG ATGCTGCTTCAAAAGTATTAGAACAGGAATGGCGTGAAAAAGCCAAGAAGGATCTGGAAGAGTGGAATTTGCGGCAGAATGAACAAATGGAGAGAAACCGGGCCAATAACAG GGCCTCAGAGGAAGCCTTTCTGAAAGAATCCAAGGAAGAGACTCCTGGCACTGAATGGGAAAAAGTGGCCCAGCTCTGTGACTTCAACCCTAAGAGCAGCAAGCAGTCCAAGGATGTGTCACGCATGCGATCCGTGCTGATCTCCCTCAAACAGACGCCTCTGGCCCGCTAG